A region from the Capra hircus breed San Clemente chromosome X unlocalized genomic scaffold, ASM170441v1, whole genome shotgun sequence genome encodes:
- the LOC108634443 gene encoding late histone H2B.L4-like has translation MENGGAAVWKPSSDSHEEDVITIDTSTSETEPSETEMAKAETSKPEPCDAEPRKAKQKTAKGRRCPSPPLPSGVLKQVHTGLSLSRESVNVLDSFVKDMFERIAEEAGRLAHSNKRCTIMTEDIQTSVRLLLPGELGKYATSEATKSVIRYHLCR, from the exons ATGGAGAATGGTGGCGCTGCCGTGTGGAAACCGTCCTCTGACAGCCATGAGGAAGACGTGATCACCATAGACACCAGCACGTCTGAAACTGAGCCCTCTGAAACGGAGATGGCGAAAGCAGAGACCTCCAAACCAGAGCCGTGTGATGCGGAACCAAGAAAGGCGAAGCAGAAGACAGCTAAGGGCCGCCGTTGCCCGTCGCCGCCGCTGCCGTCAGG GGTGCTGAAGCAAGTACATACAGGCCTGAGTCTTTCCCGTGAGTCCGTGAACGTCCTGGATTCGTTTGTGAAAGATATGTTCGAGCGGATTGCCGAAGAGGCCGGGCGCCTGGCCCACAGCAACAAGCGCTGCACCATCATGACCGAAGACATCCAGACATCTGTGCGTCTTCTGTTGCCTGGGGAGCTCGGCAAGTATGCCACGTCCGAGGCCACCAAGTCGGTCATCAGATACCACCTCTGCAGATGA